In Granulicella mallensis MP5ACTX8, the sequence TCCGTGTGCAGTCACAGAACGGTTCGACTGCGGTGCCGTCAATCATTCGCGATTCGCGGTCTTTCCGCCGAGCAGCTTCGATGAGGACCCTGCTTCGAAGAAGGTCCATGTCCCGGTGGCGCTCTTCGGCATTATCGGCTATGCGTTGATTGCCGTTCTGGCGCTCGCCAACCGCCCCTGGCTCACCCTGCAGGCCGCCGAGATCGGCTTCGCCTTTGCCGCCTTCCTCAGCTTCATGGAGGCCTACATTATCGAGAAGTGGTGTATCTACTGCCTATGGTCTCAGGGCATCATCACGGCGATTCTGCTCTGTGCGATCGTTGCGCTCATCCTGCAGCGCAGGAACAAACAGCAATTTGGCAACATAGCTACGCAATAGGCACGGGATCACGGCTACAATCCGTAGCATGTGGCCCAAAGCTTTTGCACAACTGATCGAACTCGCTCCACACATCTCCCGGCTGATTCCCGTGGCCGACCGCTTCTTCCAGAGCAAATCGGCCAGTGAGGAGACTCACCGGCGCGCCATGGAAGCGCTGGCCGATGGCCTGAGCAGCGACATCGGCCAGGCGACGGCGGCTCATGAAAGTCTGTACCGCCAGTTCAACGATCAGAACGAGAAGCTGGCGGGCATCGCTGCGGAAGTGCGCGCCGCAAAGGCTGCCATCGTGGCTTCAGAGGCACGCATCATCCAGCTGGAGAGGTCCTTGAAGAGCAACACCGAGATGCTGATCGGCGTGTTGGCCATCAATGTGGCGCTTCTGGTGATCTCCCTGTACTTCATACTGCACCACTAAGGACGATGCCCTTCCGCATGCCGACATCTGCACCACCCCCTCAAACTGCTACTCGATTGCCACGCAGAACTCTGATCGCGGTCCTTGGATTACTCGTTATCGTGATCCCAGCTTGCGCCTGGTCTGCGGTCAAGGCCCATCTACAGGCAGTCGCGGTCCTGGACCTCGTGGCCAGCCAGCCGGTGCCTGCACCGCTGCAGGCCCTGGCGACTGAGCCCATCACCACCAGCGAGATAAAAATCAACACGAGCCAGGGCACCGTGCGCGCTCGGCTCTATACGCCGCTGCATCATCCGAAGGCGCCCGCGCTGGTCGTGCTGCATGGAGTGCACCATCTCGGCATGGATGAGCCACGATTGATTGCCTTCGCCTCGGCCATGGCCTCCTGCGGTCTGCGTGTACTCACACCGGAGCTGCCGGACATCAAGGACTACCACATCGGCGCGAACTCTATTGCAACCATCGGCGACACAGCCACATGGCTGGCACAACAAGATGGTGGACAACCTGTAGGGGTTATGGGCCTGAGCTTCTCAGGCGGGCTGTCGCTCCTCGCCGCCTCTGATCCAAAGTTCCAGCCGAGCATCAAGTTTGTCGTCGCCGTTGGTTCGCAGGACGAGATGTCGCGTGTAGCCGAGTACTATCGCACCGGCAAAGACCTGCGCCCCAATGGGACCGTAGAGTTGCTGGCCCCGCATGAATACGGTGCGCTGGTGCTGGAGTATGAGAACCTCGAAGACTACGTTCCGGCTCCCGATCTCGAGCCTCTGCGCGCCGTGCTGCGTGCGCATCTGTACGAAGACCTCGCCGCCGAGAAATCTGCCCTGTCCAGGCTGACGCCCTCCCAGCTTGCTGAAGTAAAGCAATTGATGGATACCACCTCCACGGCAACCCATGATCGACTGGCGGCTGCGGAGACAAAGCACATCGCGGAGATGGCCGGCGTCAGCCCGCATGGACACCTGCGGCAACTCACGACACCGGTCTACCTGCTGCATGGGGAAGGCGATAACATCATTCCTTCCGCGGAGACTCTATGGATGGCTGATGAGTTACCGAGCGAGACGCTGAAGGCTTCACTGGTCTCGCCTGTACTCACTCATATCGATATTGATAACCATGGTCCGACAGCGATGGATCGCTGGCAGTTGGTGCATTTCTTTGGGTTAATTCTAGATGCGGCAGCCCACTGACAACTGTTGCTTTTGTTTTTCTGGTTTGTCATTCCGAGCGCAGCGAGCGAATCTGCTTCCTCCCGTTTTTTGTTCGTATTCCCTATAACGTATAGGTCGGCACAGAAGGGGCATCGTCGTATTGCACATAGCGCTTGTGGCAGCATAAGCGAAGAACGGGAGGAAGCAGATTCGCTCGCTGCGCTCGGAATGACAAGCAAGAAAGGCAACAGCAAGAGCAGAAGCAGATTCCCTTCGGGAATGACAACAAGAAAAGCAAAGACCAAAGCTGTGGCGAACTACAATCGAAGTCAACGCTATGCCAGACCTCATCACCCTCGCCGACATCCACGCCGCCCAGGCACGCATCGCAGGCACCGCCGTGCGCACGCCTCTTGTACGTCTTAGCCGCGCGCGATTGCGCATGGCCGGCTTCGCCGAGTTCGCAGAGAACACACCGGATATCTATCTGAAGGACGAAGCCGCGCAGCCCATCGGCAGCTTCAAACTACGCGGCGCGTACAACAAGATCGCCCAGCTTTCCGCGGAACAGCTGCAGCGCGGCGTTATCACCTACTCTTCGGGCAATCATGCGCAGGGTGTGGCGTTCGCGGCACGGGCGCGGGGAGCGAAGGCTGTCATCGTGATGCCCTCGAACGCACCGCAGTTGAAGGTGGAGGCCACCAAGGCGCTCGGAGCGGAGATCGTCACCGTTGGCCCGGCGAGCCTGGAGCGTAAACAAAAGGCTGAAGAGCTCGAAACGCTGCACGGTTACACGATGGTGCCACCCTACGACGACGAGGCCGTCATCACCGGACAGGCCACCTGCGGCCTGGAGATTTTCGAACAACTGCCGAACGCAGGGCTCGTGCTGGCACCCGTCTCCGGCGGAGGCTTGCTCTCTGGCGTGGCTAGTGGGATCAAGCTCGCAGCGCAGGCGGCAGGCCATGTCGCACCGAAGATTTGGGGCTGCGAGCCCGAGCTTGCTGCCGACGCCAAGGAGTCCTTCGACACGCGCACACTCGTCGAGTGGCCCGCCGCCAAGACCACCCGCACCCTGGCCGATGGCCTGCGCACGCAGTCACTCGGCGAACGCAACTTCCGGCATATCCTGCAGTTTGTCGATGGCATTGTGACCGTCACAGAAGACGAGATTCGTACCGCCCTGCGCCTTATCCTGGGCGCAACCGCACTGGTTGCGGAACCCTCCGGCGCAGTCACCCTGGCAACGATCCTCTTTCATGCGCACGAGCTTCCCAAGGCTGACAAGGTTGTCGCCGTACTCTCCGGGGGGAACCTCGATCCGGCGCTACGTGCTGAACTTGAGGCTGAAACAAAAGCTATTAACAGCTAAAATCTCAGCCATGCGCTTCCCTTCTGTCACCGCAGCGGTCCTGCTTCTGCCCGGACTGCTGTTTGCGCAAAAACAGAAGAGGGACAACCGCAGCGGCTACGAGCGATCGGCGCGTTCGACAGTGCTGCATACGGCCAACGTCTACGCCACTCCCGACAGCAGCGCCCCGCCGATCGTCACGGTCACTCCCGGCCATGAGATCGTCGTGACGGCGCACAACGGCCCGTGGGTGAACGTCTTTGCCAACACCGACACCAAGGAAGACGTAGACCCCGACTCCAAGCCCGAGTTCGAAGATCCCGAGGCCAATCCCGATCCAAGCTCCGGCTGGATTCGCGACAAGGGCATCGTCGGCCCAACCACACCAAACGGCGATGTACTGATCTATGGCGCGGCTGCCGAGTATGAAGCGCAGGCGATGCGACCGCACGCGCCTAAAGGAGCCGACCAGGCCGCGCATCTGCTCTATCATCGCGTCGCCAACTACTTCCCCGACTCACCGCTCGCACCCGAGGCCGAGTTTCGCGCCGCCGACATTCGCTGGCAGCTCGACAAGCTCGACATCTCCACGCTGCCCAGCGCGCATGAGCAGGAAGCCTTTCTGCGTCCTCAGATATATGAAGGCGAGTTCAAGCATCTGATGAAGCTCTATCCGAACTCTCCGTTTACAGCACGCGCGGCGTTCGAACTGCTCGACAACAAACTCTGCGGCGACTGGCAGGGCCTTCCGAAGTGTCCAGAGATGGAGACGCAGCTTTATTTGAAATACGCAGACCGCTATCCCGATGGTCCGAAGTCTGCCGAAGCGCTCTATAACGCGGCCTATCGCCAAGGTGCGCTGGTGACGATGTACGCGCTCGATGAGAATAAAAAGAATTCAGAGGCAGCAGCGAAGAACTGCCAGTCGATTGCCGATGAGCTGCGGCAGAAGTATCCGCAGTCGGACTTCGCGGCTCGCGCCGCGACCGTTGCTTTTCGTGTGAAGCAAGGTATTCCGGTCTATGGGAATGATCGAGATTAAACGATCCTGGGATGAGCCTTTCCTACGCATCGAAAGCCAATATTCGAGGCCGAACTATCAGGAGTATTGGAGGTCCGCGCCGCCACCCTGTAGCGATTGCAGTAGGAGGCGTGGCACAGAAACGATCCGCCCTTCATCACCTTGGCTTCGCCGACCGGCGGACCCACAGGATCTTGTGAGGTAGAAAACGTCGTGCCGAACCAGTCTGCACACCACTCCCACACGTTGCCGGTAACGGAGTACAGGCCATAGCCGTTCGGTGGAAAGCTATCGACCGGACAGCTTCCGGCATAACCATCTTCGGCTGTATCTTCTCGGGGAAACTGGCCCTGCCAGATATTGCACAGATGCCTTCCCTTGGGAGTCAGTTCATCGCCCCAGGGATAGAGCTTCTGCTCAAGACCACCGCGAGCGGCATACTCCCACTGGGCTTCGGTGGGCAGTGCCCTCCCTGCCCACGCGGCATAGGCTGCGGCATCGTTCCAGGAGACGTGTACTACCGGATGGTTCTGCCTGTCCTTCACGTCGGAGCCAGGGCCTTCCGGGTGATTCCACGTAGCACCGGGGACCTTGCACCACCAGGGCGTCATCGCGACGGTGTCTTCTACCACTTCTTCGAAACGCTCCTCGGGAATGTGTGACCAGAAGACGAACGACCAACCAAAGACTTCAGCCTCGGTGCGATAGTTTGTCGCTGCGATAAAGGCAGCGAAGTCGGCATTCGTAACCGGGTAGGTGTCGATGTCGAAGGCCGAGAGCGAGACAGGACGAACCGGGCCTTCGCCATCGGCGGGAAAGCCTCGTTCGTAGTTGGTGCCCATGAGAAAGGTGCCGCCGGGGAGCGGGATCGTCGCACGGTTTGGAGCTAGACCGGGGGTATAGACCAGTGGGGCTTCAACAGGAGTTGAAGCTTCGCGGACGGCTGTCGGCGTGCAGCAGGATTTGGGGTTGTTGTCAGTACTCATCGCACGTCCATCACTTTAGATTGTAGGTCGTGAGCAGAGCCCTGTTACATGAAGATCCTCTTAGGTACCAGAGAAGAACTCTTACCTCTGGAAGAGGTTGGGTTTGCCTCGACATCATTCCCTCAGTGGCTAAAGCCACTATATGCAGCGGCCTCTGACGGCGGGGCTGAAGCCCCGCCCTTTCAAAGCAAAACCGGAACGCTGCCCCCACCACCAGAACATTGACCTCACCTCAGAGACCTGTCCTACGGATAGAGCTTCGCTTCCACGATCTCAGGCTCAGGCTCTCCAGCCGCCACAATCAACTTCTTCAACTGCTCGCGTAACTCATTGGCCTTCTCGCGATATTCCTTGCGGCCCGCGAGATTAACCAGCTCGTTGGGATCAGCGCGCTGGTCGTACATCTGGTACTCGGTATAGGTCTTGGCTGCCAACTCTTTGCCGCCCGACATATCGGCGACGCAGTAAGTCCAATCCGGCGTACGGATCGCGCGCCCGGTCATCGACTCGCTGATCTGGATGAGCTGCTGATTTGGCCAATGCTGACGCGCCTCAGGATCGTTGAGCAACGGCAGCACGCTGTGTCCCTTCCAAGTGGAAGGCACAGGAACACCTGCTGCTTCGAGCAGAGTAGGCGCAAGATCGATAAGCCCAATCAGTTCGGGAACCTGTTGTGTTCCGCGGAAACCGGGACCGTCGATCACCAACGGCACACGGATCGAGCTGTTGTGCGTGCTGCGCTTGTACTCCTGGTTGCGCGTCATGAAGTGGCAGCCGTGATCGCTGATGAAGACGAAGATCGTGTTCTCGGCTAGATGCTCTTCTTCAAGGATGCGACGCACACGTCCCACTGAAGTATCGATGGACTCTATGCAGCCGTAGTAGTCCGGAAGCTGCGCCTGCCAGGTGCCGGGCAGCGCGCGAAGGTCGTCAGGCACCACCGAGTTGACGTAGCGCGCAGCCGCGCCCTTGGGGGCGATGGGCTGGTGCATGTCGTTCTGCTGGTGAGGCTCTAACTGCGAGATGAAGAGGAAGAACGGCTTGTCGTGCTTCTGGCGAAGAAACTTCTCTGCACGGTCGGTGAGAAAGTCGACGCGATACTCGTCCTTGTAGGTGATCTCTTTCCCATCGCGGTCCCAGATCGTTCCTTCATAAGGGTGCGAGGTGTTTTCAATTGCGTTAGCCCCTTCCCAGAGGTCGAGAAAACCACCGCGGTCTTCGGCCTTGACCGCTCCCGGGCTGCCGCCCTGTGCCGGGTTCTCCAGGGCGAGATGCCACTTGCCGATGAGGTTCGCCGAGTAGCCTGCCTTGCGCAGCTCTCCTGCAAGTGTCGGCAGTGATTTATCCAACTCCAGGCCGTTGTGCCAGACTCCGGTCTCCGTGGCATAGCGGCTGGTAAAGATTACCGAGCGCGCCGGAGCGCATACAGGTTGATTGGTAACCGCATGGGTGAAGTTCTTGCCCCGTGCTGCAATGGCGTCGATGTTCGGCGTGTGCGTAGAACTATTGCGACCGTTGGCGCCAACAAAGTCCGACCGGAACTGATCGGCGAGATACAACACGATGTTGGGACGTGAGGCAGGCTTTGCCGCGGCGCCCTTGGACTGTTCCGCCTCAGCGGCACCTGACACAGCAGCAGCTACCGCGGTTGCCACGGTGCCCTTCAAAAATGATCGGCGGCTCTCTATCGTTTCCGGCATCTTCAACTCCTACCAATAAATCTTTGCAGCGAACTGCAGTTGTCTTGAATTATCACGCGTGCTGGTGATCGACGCGAACGTAGAGGGCGTTGTAAAGGTAAGGCTTCCGGGGGCGGAGAAGTTCGGCGTATTAGTGATGTTGAAAGCCTCGGCACGAACTTCCAACCGCGTTCCTGCGACAAGGGGAATCTGCCGGAAGAGCGAAGCGTCGAGCTTATGGTAAGCCGGCCCGCTAACCTGAGTAGGAGAGCCTCCCAGGGCTGCCAGCCCGGTAGCTGTCGTAGCAGGGTTGGCAAAGGCTGCCGGGTTCAGGAACTGCTTCGCATTGTGAGGACCTGCATAAGGGTTCTGCCCTGCCACTTTTAGAGCATTGCATCCCAAACCAGCCGCGGTGGTAACCGAGCAGGCCACGGTGAGAGGCTGACCATCCTGCACGGTTGCGATTGCCTGCAACGACCATCCGCCTGCCACATAAGCCGCAGGCCCATGCGTGAGCAGCGCGCGCCCGTGACCGAACGGCAGAGCATAGGTTCCATTCGCGTGGAAGATATTGCGGACATCGGTATCGCAGAGAGCGTAGTCAAGCCCGATGCCGGCACCCGGAACATAAGGCGCGCGATAACTGCCGATATTGTTATCGAGCTGGTCGCGCGCATCGCCCATGCACTTCGACCATGTGTAGTTGGCATCGAGCGTCAGGCCATTCGACCAGCGGCGGGTGACATCGAGTTGCAGGCCGTTATAGTTTGTTACGCCTGACGGAGTGATGAAAGTACCGCCACGGGCAAAGTCAGGAAAGAAACTATTCGTCTGCGCATTCGCAGTTGAGGGAAGAACCGTATCGAGTGTGTTGGTATTGATCGGGGTCTGCAGGTGTCTCGAGACTGACCCCGCGTAGCCTACCTTCAGGACAGTCGTCGCAGTAAGTTGATATTGCACCTGCAGGTTGTAGCCTTCGGTATAGGCACTCTGCCAGTTGTACTGCCTGCCAAGAAGAGTAATGCTCGAGAGGTTCGCGTTGGCTGCATTGAGTGGAACGTTCGTCAACCCATTGGCCAACGTGCCGATGGAGTTATCCGGCGTTAGCGGGGTAACAGGATTGCCTGCGGTATAGCTTGTCGCGATATTGAACGGGAAGTTCGCGCCCGGCTGTGCGCTCAAACCGTAATTCTCATAGCCGCCATAAAACAGGCCAAAGCCTGCATGGATCACTGTACGTTGATTCACCTGATAAGCCACTCCAAAACGTGGAGCGAAGTTTTCTTTCTGTGCCGTCCCCAGACCCCTGTTGTCGGTTGGCACAAAAGCAATGTGGTCTTTATTCAACAGCGCAATAAAGGCCTGCGGCACTGCAGCTACCTGTGATCGTGGAACGAGGAATTGAGCGCCGACTGCCGGGTTGCTCAAAGGCCCAGGGAGGAAGTTAGCCTGCCGATCGTCACGTTCGGTAGGAACACCGTAGTGCTCCCAACGCAGGCCGAGGTTCAAAGTCAGGCGCGAGGTGGCACGCCAGTCGTCCTGAACATAAGCACCGACGTAGCTCCGGTGAAGGTTGCTGATAGGAGGAAAGCTGGAGGCGCTGACGGTGTTCGCGCCGCCTATATTGTCGTAAGCGGTCGTGGTAGCGTGTTCAATCGAATTGACCGTCGGGTTCAGAAGGAACTGTGCGCGGTCAGTGGAGCCGTCCGTCTGGCTCACGATGGAGGTATAGATGCCGCTATAGCCAAACGAACCGCGCGACGCGGAGGGCGTCGACGTGGGATACAGGAGGCTCTGGTAGAGCAGCCCGGTGCGCAGTACATGGTGGCCGCGCGAGATCGTCACGTTGTCGGAGAACTGCGTAATGTCACTCGCCTTGTTACTCGGCAGAGAACCCGATTGCCCCAGGTTCGCCAACCCTCCGAAGGTCAGGGTAGGCAAGCCACCATTTCCTGGGAACTGCGGAATACCACCGATTCCATACTGCGCCGGAAGGCCTAGCTGATTGGCAAAGGGCTGCTGGCGAATGTCGACCACGCGGCTATAGCCGACGCGCGCTTCGTTCACGATCTGGGGAGTGAAGATGTGGGTCTCACTTACGGCAACATTCTGCGCCTGCGTCCATCCATTGCCGGGACGGCTCGCCTGACCGTCCGCAATACCCTGGAACGGCCCGGGATTCAACTGGTCGGTATCGAGATAGCTGTAACGTACAAACGCCGAATCGCGATCGCTGAAGTGCTGGTCGACACGCAGGTCGATGCCATCGCTGTTATTCGTCACCGTGGGAAACGAGGTGAAGTTATTCGTCACTCCCCCGGCGGTCGGCGACGGAAATAGATTCAACAAAGCGATCGCGCTGGAACTCAATCGAGCGCTGGGCAATCTATTGAGCAACGCCACTTGTCCGGCGTTGGTAAAGTTTGTCTGCCCTGCAATGGACCCTGAGTAAAAAGGATCGCGCACATAGCCGGTGCTGGTCGCCTTCAGTCCGGTGGTTGCATCGATCTGCCCGCCTGTGATGGGGCGGCTGGTCGCCGGATCGAAGATCGTGCCCACGGGAAAGACTCTGCCCAGCAAATCGGTCTTGGTTCCGCTTTGCCCTGTAATCAAGTCGGCGAAGTTCGTAAATCCAGATTGATTTTCGGCAGCAGTAGGCACAGTTACAACCTTGCTGCTGTCCTGCGCGCTGCGCATGCCTTGATAGTCGAAGAAGAAGAAGGTCTTGCCTCGGCCGTTGTACAGCTTGGGAATGATTACCGGTCCACCGAGGGCGAAGCCGAACTGATTCTGGCGAAAAGCCGGCTTGGCCGCTGCCGTCGCAAAGTAGTTGCGCGCATCCAGGACATCATTGCGGAAGAACTCCCAGGCATCGCCGTGGAAACTATCGCCGCCTGACTTCGTCGACACATTCAGCACCGCACCTGCAGAGTGGCCGAACTCCGCCGTGTAGTTGTCCGTCTGCACGACAAACTCCTGCAGCGCATCCGGCGGAGGCATGATGACGTACTGCGTCTGATTTACGTAGTCCGCAATCGCGGCGTTGTTATCGATGCCGTCGAGCAAGTAATCGTTCTGCCCGCGGCGCGCGCCATTCGCGCTGAAGGAGCCGCTGGCTGCCAGGCCGCGCGAGTCTGCCTGCGCAATCGTGACACCGGGAGCGGTCTGGGCCAGGAACGTTACATTGCGGCCGTTCAACGGCAGATCATTGATGCGGCGCGCATCCACCAGTTGCTGCAGCGCAGAGGTCTGCGTCTCCAATAGCGGCTGGGTGGAAGCGACTTCTACCGTTTGCGTTACCTCGCCTACGTGCAGGGCTACGTCTTCGCGCAAGGTTGACTGGGCCGTGATCGATAGGCCCTTCTGCACATAGCGCTCAAAACCTTCCTGTTCCACGGTGAGCGAATAAGTCCCAATAGCAAGTGGCGAGAAGGTAAAGCTGCCATCGCTGCCTGACTTCGCGGTGCGCTCGACACCGGTCTCCTCACTGCGCAACTTGATCGCGGCACCGGATACTCGCTGCTGTTGTGCGTCGGCCACCGTGCCGACGATAGCGCCGGTATCTACCTGGGCCCAGGCGGCGACGTGAAGAGATGCAATCAATACAAATAAGAGTGAGATGTTCCTGCGCAGGGACACAGAGCCTCCGGTGAGATAAGGAAGACACGCTTATTCCGGCGGGGAGAAAGTACGCACGCAGAGATAGCTCGTCGTTCGAAAAATAAATTAGAAAAGGGGAGTTAGCTAGCTAGTAACTTAGCGGCAACAGGTACAACAACAACCGGTGCGGGGAGCAACCGGGGAGAGGCCGGTGGAGGCCATCATCGCGAATTGTTGGTTACTGCATGACATCTTTGCCTGCCTGTCTGCAAAGCATAGGAGGAATATATTCGTATGTCAACTTCTGAGCTTATAAGAAGGCCCGTTTTGCGATAAGTTCGCGGGCGTAGTTGCTGTTGTTTTTTCTGGTTGTCATTCCCGGAGGGAATCTGCTGTCTGGTGGTGGCAAACATGCTTTCCTGCCAAGGAGGGAAGCAGATTCCCTCCGGGAATGACAACCAGAAAAGCAAAGGCAACAGCAAAACAAAGGTAGAGCAGACAATAGCAATTGCTGACTTCCCTCAGTTCTTCGCGCGTTTTTTCGCCGGCGGAGGACAGGTAGATTCCCGCACCACTAACTCCGGATCGACTATCAATTGTTTCGAGGGAGGATGGTCCGGGTGCGCGGTGATCTGGCGCACCAGCGCTTCAGCGGCAAGCATCCCCATCGTACGCAGAGGCTGCCGCACTGTCGTCAGGCTGGGATTCTGGAAGGCTGCCGACTGCACATCGTCGAAGCCAACAACGGAAACATCCTGCGGCACGCGCAACCCCGCCTCACGCAGAGCACGGATGGCTCCAATTGCCGAGACGTCATTGAAGGTGAACAACGCGGTAAAGGGGGTATCCGATGCGAGCAGCCGTTGGGCCGCGAAATAACCGGGCTCATGCGAGGGAGCATCCCCTTCAAGCTGGGCTACGAGCTTGGGGTTGAGCTTGATCTGCGCCCGCGAGGCCGCATGGCGGATCGCCTGCCAGCGCGGTTCCGTATCCGAGCTGAAGCTCTGCCCCTTGATGATGGCGATCTCACGATGCCCCAACCCCACCAGGTGATCGAGCGCCAGTTCCACAGCACGGCGCTGGTTCAGCATAATGTTCGTCACACCCTCCTGCTCGTCGGGGCAGGAGACGGTGATCGTCGGCAGCCGCGAGTGCAGCGGCATGATGGTGTCGATGGCGATGATGCCATCGACGGAGCGCTCCATCAACAGTGCCTGCGCCCGCTCAATCAGTTCGCTGCGGT encodes:
- a CDS encoding vitamin K epoxide reductase family protein, which gives rise to MRYLIVLLAIAGIIDSSLALRIHYQDPSQAPPCAVTERFDCGAVNHSRFAVFPPSSFDEDPASKKVHVPVALFGIIGYALIAVLALANRPWLTLQAAEIGFAFAAFLSFMEAYIIEKWCIYCLWSQGIITAILLCAIVALILQRRNKQQFGNIATQ
- a CDS encoding dienelactone hydrolase family protein — protein: MIPACAWSAVKAHLQAVAVLDLVASQPVPAPLQALATEPITTSEIKINTSQGTVRARLYTPLHHPKAPALVVLHGVHHLGMDEPRLIAFASAMASCGLRVLTPELPDIKDYHIGANSIATIGDTATWLAQQDGGQPVGVMGLSFSGGLSLLAASDPKFQPSIKFVVAVGSQDEMSRVAEYYRTGKDLRPNGTVELLAPHEYGALVLEYENLEDYVPAPDLEPLRAVLRAHLYEDLAAEKSALSRLTPSQLAEVKQLMDTTSTATHDRLAAAETKHIAEMAGVSPHGHLRQLTTPVYLLHGEGDNIIPSAETLWMADELPSETLKASLVSPVLTHIDIDNHGPTAMDRWQLVHFFGLILDAAAH
- a CDS encoding threonine ammonia-lyase, whose translation is MPDLITLADIHAAQARIAGTAVRTPLVRLSRARLRMAGFAEFAENTPDIYLKDEAAQPIGSFKLRGAYNKIAQLSAEQLQRGVITYSSGNHAQGVAFAARARGAKAVIVMPSNAPQLKVEATKALGAEIVTVGPASLERKQKAEELETLHGYTMVPPYDDEAVITGQATCGLEIFEQLPNAGLVLAPVSGGGLLSGVASGIKLAAQAAGHVAPKIWGCEPELAADAKESFDTRTLVEWPAAKTTRTLADGLRTQSLGERNFRHILQFVDGIVTVTEDEIRTALRLILGATALVAEPSGAVTLATILFHAHELPKADKVVAVLSGGNLDPALRAELEAETKAINS
- a CDS encoding SH3 domain-containing protein — encoded protein: MRFPSVTAAVLLLPGLLFAQKQKRDNRSGYERSARSTVLHTANVYATPDSSAPPIVTVTPGHEIVVTAHNGPWVNVFANTDTKEDVDPDSKPEFEDPEANPDPSSGWIRDKGIVGPTTPNGDVLIYGAAAEYEAQAMRPHAPKGADQAAHLLYHRVANYFPDSPLAPEAEFRAADIRWQLDKLDISTLPSAHEQEAFLRPQIYEGEFKHLMKLYPNSPFTARAAFELLDNKLCGDWQGLPKCPEMETQLYLKYADRYPDGPKSAEALYNAAYRQGALVTMYALDENKKNSEAAAKNCQSIADELRQKYPQSDFAARAATVAFRVKQGIPVYGNDRD
- a CDS encoding formylglycine-generating enzyme family protein, giving the protein MSTDNNPKSCCTPTAVREASTPVEAPLVYTPGLAPNRATIPLPGGTFLMGTNYERGFPADGEGPVRPVSLSAFDIDTYPVTNADFAAFIAATNYRTEAEVFGWSFVFWSHIPEERFEEVVEDTVAMTPWWCKVPGATWNHPEGPGSDVKDRQNHPVVHVSWNDAAAYAAWAGRALPTEAQWEYAARGGLEQKLYPWGDELTPKGRHLCNIWQGQFPREDTAEDGYAGSCPVDSFPPNGYGLYSVTGNVWEWCADWFGTTFSTSQDPVGPPVGEAKVMKGGSFLCHASYCNRYRVAARTSNTPDSSASNIGFRCVGKAHPRIV
- a CDS encoding sulfatase-like hydrolase/transferase, which translates into the protein MPETIESRRSFLKGTVATAVAAAVSGAAEAEQSKGAAAKPASRPNIVLYLADQFRSDFVGANGRNSSTHTPNIDAIAARGKNFTHAVTNQPVCAPARSVIFTSRYATETGVWHNGLELDKSLPTLAGELRKAGYSANLIGKWHLALENPAQGGSPGAVKAEDRGGFLDLWEGANAIENTSHPYEGTIWDRDGKEITYKDEYRVDFLTDRAEKFLRQKHDKPFFLFISQLEPHQQNDMHQPIAPKGAAARYVNSVVPDDLRALPGTWQAQLPDYYGCIESIDTSVGRVRRILEEEHLAENTIFVFISDHGCHFMTRNQEYKRSTHNSSIRVPLVIDGPGFRGTQQVPELIGLIDLAPTLLEAAGVPVPSTWKGHSVLPLLNDPEARQHWPNQQLIQISESMTGRAIRTPDWTYCVADMSGGKELAAKTYTEYQMYDQRADPNELVNLAGRKEYREKANELREQLKKLIVAAGEPEPEIVEAKLYP
- a CDS encoding TonB-dependent receptor domain-containing protein — encoded protein: MSLRRNISLLFVLIASLHVAAWAQVDTGAIVGTVADAQQQRVSGAAIKLRSEETGVERTAKSGSDGSFTFSPLAIGTYSLTVEQEGFERYVQKGLSITAQSTLREDVALHVGEVTQTVEVASTQPLLETQTSALQQLVDARRINDLPLNGRNVTFLAQTAPGVTIAQADSRGLAASGSFSANGARRGQNDYLLDGIDNNAAIADYVNQTQYVIMPPPDALQEFVVQTDNYTAEFGHSAGAVLNVSTKSGGDSFHGDAWEFFRNDVLDARNYFATAAAKPAFRQNQFGFALGGPVIIPKLYNGRGKTFFFFDYQGMRSAQDSSKVVTVPTAAENQSGFTNFADLITGQSGTKTDLLGRVFPVGTIFDPATSRPITGGQIDATTGLKATSTGYVRDPFYSGSIAGQTNFTNAGQVALLNRLPSARLSSSAIALLNLFPSPTAGGVTNNFTSFPTVTNNSDGIDLRVDQHFSDRDSAFVRYSYLDTDQLNPGPFQGIADGQASRPGNGWTQAQNVAVSETHIFTPQIVNEARVGYSRVVDIRQQPFANQLGLPAQYGIGGIPQFPGNGGLPTLTFGGLANLGQSGSLPSNKASDITQFSDNVTISRGHHVLRTGLLYQSLLYPTSTPSASRGSFGYSGIYTSIVSQTDGSTDRAQFLLNPTVNSIEHATTTAYDNIGGANTVSASSFPPISNLHRSYVGAYVQDDWRATSRLTLNLGLRWEHYGVPTERDDRQANFLPGPLSNPAVGAQFLVPRSQVAAVPQAFIALLNKDHIAFVPTDNRGLGTAQKENFAPRFGVAYQVNQRTVIHAGFGLFYGGYENYGLSAQPGANFPFNIATSYTAGNPVTPLTPDNSIGTLANGLTNVPLNAANANLSSITLLGRQYNWQSAYTEGYNLQVQYQLTATTVLKVGYAGSVSRHLQTPINTNTLDTVLPSTANAQTNSFFPDFARGGTFITPSGVTNYNGLQLDVTRRWSNGLTLDANYTWSKCMGDARDQLDNNIGSYRAPYVPGAGIGLDYALCDTDVRNIFHANGTYALPFGHGRALLTHGPAAYVAGGWSLQAIATVQDGQPLTVACSVTTAAGLGCNALKVAGQNPYAGPHNAKQFLNPAAFANPATTATGLAALGGSPTQVSGPAYHKLDASLFRQIPLVAGTRLEVRAEAFNITNTPNFSAPGSLTFTTPSTFASITSTRDNSRQLQFAAKIYW
- a CDS encoding LacI family DNA-binding transcriptional regulator, which gives rise to MAPSSKKVNKSDKTDLSDATSRHGAPASLATLSAHLGLSVAAISRVLNGVPAAKSIPKTTQDRIFAAAKEFNYRPNALARSLRHGRSMMVGVLVPEVSEGYATLVLAGIEQGLLQSGYIYFLISHHHRSELIERAQALLMERSVDGIIAIDTIMPLHSRLPTITVSCPDEQEGVTNIMLNQRRAVELALDHLVGLGHREIAIIKGQSFSSDTEPRWQAIRHAASRAQIKLNPKLVAQLEGDAPSHEPGYFAAQRLLASDTPFTALFTFNDVSAIGAIRALREAGLRVPQDVSVVGFDDVQSAAFQNPSLTTVRQPLRTMGMLAAEALVRQITAHPDHPPSKQLIVDPELVVRESTCPPPAKKRAKN